A single region of the Sorghum bicolor cultivar BTx623 chromosome 7, Sorghum_bicolor_NCBIv3, whole genome shotgun sequence genome encodes:
- the LOC8077831 gene encoding myb-related protein 306, whose amino-acid sequence MGRPPCCEKSGVKKGPWSPEEDLLLVSYVQEHGPENWRAVPSNTGLMRCSKSCRLRWTNYLRPGIKRGNFSDQEEKLIIELQALLGNKWSTIASYMRDRTDNDIKNYWNTHLRKKLAKTCASESGASGGSAKTKGDGAAAPAPAPKGQWERQLQTDMHTARQALQEALSIDTAPPPPAAIKPEPLPLAQLPAPALSPAMYACSIENVVRVLELWMQRSASEKASAQSMTSISAVSGGGEGGSGSQSGTARALEGFTGMTKVDGAGGAGPGPSSSLPMLESWLLDDGMGHGDEGLFCVPLADPCEFF is encoded by the exons ATGGGGAGGCCGCCGTGCTGCGAGAAGAGCGGGGTGAAGAAGGGGCCCTGGTCGCCGGAGGAGGACCTCCTGCTCGTCTCCTACGTGCAGGAGCACGGTCCTGAGAACTGGCGCGCCGTGCCTAGCAACACCG GTCTGATGCGCTGCAGCAAGAGCTGCCGGCTCCGGTGGACCAACTACCTCCGCCCGGGCATCAAGCGCGGCAACTTCAGCGACCAGGAGGAGAAGCTCATCATCGAGCTCCAGGCACTGCTCGGGAACAA GTGGTCCACGATTGCGTCGTACATGCGGGATCGGACGGACAATGACATCAAGAACTATTGGAACACGCACCTGAGGAAGAAGCTCGCCAAGACGTGCGCCAGTGAAAGCGGTGCCTCCGGCGGCTCCGCCAAGACGAAGGGCGATGGGGcagccgcgcccgcgcccgcgcccaagGGGCAGTGGGAGCGGCAGCTGCAGACGGACATGCACACCGCACGCCAGGCTCTCCAGGAGGCGCTGTCCATCGAcaccgcgccgccgccaccggcggCCATCAAGCCGGAGCCGCTGCCGCTAGCGCAGCTGCCGGCGCCAGCCCTCAGCCCGGCGATGTACGCTTGCAGCATCGAGAACGTTGTGCGCGTGCTGGAGCTCTGGATGCAACGCAGCGCCAGCGAGAAGGCGTCGGCCCAGTCGATGACCTCCATCTCGGCGGTCTCCGGTGGTGGAGAGGGCGGGTCGGGAAGCCAGAGCGGCACGGCGCGCGCGCTGGAGGGGTTCACCGGGATGACAAAGGTAGATGGCGCGGGTGGCGCAGGGCCGGGGCCGTCGTCGTCATTACCGATGCTGGAGAGCTGGCTGCTCGACGACGGCATGGGGCATGGTGACGAGGGCCTCTTCTGCGTGCCGCTGGCGGACCCGTGCGAGTTCTTTTAG